The sequence CGTTCAGTCGATGACCAACACGCGCACCACGGACGTGGAAGCGACGGTTAATCAAATCAAAGCATTAGAACGTGTGGGCGCGGACATTGTTCGCGTCTCCGTCCCGACCATGGATGCCGCTGAGGCGTTCAAACTGATTAAACAGCAGGTCAGCGTTCCGCTGGTGGCTGATATCCACTTCGACTACCGCATCGCACTGAAAG comes from Oceanidesulfovibrio indonesiensis and encodes:
- a CDS encoding flavodoxin-dependent (E)-4-hydroxy-3-methylbut-2-enyl-diphosphate synthase; translation: MHNQAPIQRRKSKRIYVGNVPIGDGAPIAVQSMTNTRTTDVEATVNQIKALERVGADIVRVSVPTMDAAEAFKLIKQQVSVPLVADIHFDYRIALK